In Haloarchaeobius salinus, the sequence GACGGCGTACAACAACCCTGAGGCATCCTACACCGAGATCCATGACCTAATCCGTTCCGAGCGAGTTGAGTATTCCCTTTCCGTCGTTCGAAGCACAATTAAACACTACGTCGAACAAGCCCCCGCTCAGTCTAACGCCTCCGATTCCCCACAGGCTCCCAGTGAGACGACCGGCGAGTCCGCTGAGTCAGATCGGGTTGACTATCCCATCGTAGGTATCAACCCCATGAGTGCCACGCCATTCGACGATCAATCCCCCAACCTGGACGAAAACGGGTGTCCCTCTACTGGCGGGACCACGTCCGAGTCAGCAAACTCCGACCAGCCGTCACGCAGTACGGATGGACCAGATCAAGCAGCACCTGCTGAGACTTCCGCAACAGACACACCAGAGATAGACACCGCGTTTCCGTACGATGTCGAGGCAATTCCGGACTACTGGAGCTCAAAGCCAACAAAAATCATCGCCGCACACGAAGCGCTCGATGCGGAAAGCCGGGCCGAGATCCACGAACTTCTCACGCAAGAACACGGCATGGATATCTCGAAATCACTCGTGGAGAAAGTCCTCCACGGGTGGGGACAAGAGACCCTGAGCGACTTAACAGACCACGAACAGCGCGCCATCAACGCAATCGTCGACAAAGACGACACTGAAACGCTGGCAGACATCGCTACCCGGCTGGACACCAGCAAAGGCTGGTTGACATTCCTGAAGTACATCTACCCCCACATTGTGGTCGCAGAAGGCGGGACCGTGTCCGAGCGGCAAACCGAGTACGACCTGTCGAACGCCCCCTTCGACATCGACGGGACTCTCGACGCAGACGCATGGACGGAGATGCAACGCGTCATCATTAGTGCCCACCAAGCCCTCGACCATTCCACGGACCGAGAACTCCAAACCAAACTCGCCGACATCGGAATTCAGGTCTCAAAGGGTCAGATTCAGGGGACCCTCTCGGAGTACAGCGGGATCGACCGTCGCCAGAACCAACTCAAAGCAAAAGAGAAGACGTACGACGATCTCAACGACCGACAGCAAACCGCCGTCGATATCCTCGCCAACGCACCACCTGGGGCCACCATCACGGGCCTCGCTGACACGGTCGCCGAAACGAGACGCTACCTCTACGATATCAACGACCGATTCCACCACGTCGTCGAAACCCGTCGAGAATAACGCCTCACTCCCCAAACGCCACCCCACGACAACCAGCATCACACAGGTTGATAACCGCCGTTTGAACAGCTGGCCGTCGCGGCTCGTTACGACGCTCTGTGACTGTGACCACCGCTCTGCCAGCAATCCCCATCGAACCCTGACAGACTCAGAACGTGCCGAGACGACACACCATGGACCGGATCAGCCGCGATTTTACCCGTGCCATCTACGAGAACTTCGAAGCCCTCGCCGAACGCGCCCGCGACCAACTCCGCGACTGCCACTACGGCCAACCCAACGGCTGCCCCGCCTGCACCTTCGACGAACACTGCGGCAACGACAACAAACCCCTCCTCCGCGCCTCCGCCATCGACGTCCTCAACCAATTCCTCGGTGCAGAAGATCGAGAAGACCTCGCCGAACACCTCCCCGACGACGAACACGGCAGCGACCGCCGCCCCTACATCTTCTACTTCTGAAACAGGATCTGGATTACGTCACTTCCAGACTAGGATTGAGTTTCAATCGGTACAAATCAACATTATCGTCCGCTACTGCCCGCTTCACCCGTGTAGAGAAATCCTCCGCAATCAGGATACCACGCACCTCTTCCTGAGTCTCCCGCTTCAAATCATTCATATATCCCTTGATCTGACCAACTGCATTATCGCCTGCCTCGCCCTTTTTCAGCTCGACAACTACCCAACCATCCGAATCTTCCGCGAGGATATCGATATCACCAACAGGAATCGGAGATTCATGCTCTGTAACCGTGAGATCACTATCTATTTTCTGAAGATTTCTCATCGCCCAAACATGCATATCGTCCTCCGATGATCCTAGCGAGATCGTCGATTCAATTTCCTCAGTCGGAATCTCTGGTGCTCGATTCACCGCCGCTTTGAGATCCTCTCGGGAACCACCAAAGCTAGCCAACGTAGCTGGCGTATAGACCTGAGGGCAGTTAGAGGGTAGTTCATCCTTGGATACTGGAGTGCCCCAGTCATACCATCTGACATTTCGATGGTATCGATGGTCATCGAACGGCAGGTTGGGATGTTTTACGTATTCCGGCTCACTGACCTCACCAACGCCCACTACCAGCCCCTTCGGATTCGGTGCATAGACGATCACCGTGTCGCCTTCGCGCATTCCATCTCCCCGTTTTGTTTTCCCCAGAAAACGTGCCACTTGACGGCCAGCACCTGCGTCCTTGCTTTTCTCCACAATCTCCTCTGCGCTTTGATCTTGGAAATCACCAATCGAGCGTGCCCACCCGACCGTGACA encodes:
- a CDS encoding endonuclease NucS domain-containing protein produces the protein MANQENNWWRMTAGHGGSLAIDWLEQDIVTVGWARSIGDFQDQSAEEIVEKSKDAGAGRQVARFLGKTKRGDGMREGDTVIVYAPNPKGLVVGVGEVSEPEYVKHPNLPFDDHRYHRNVRWYDWGTPVSKDELPSNCPQVYTPATLASFGGSREDLKAAVNRAPEIPTEEIESTISLGSSEDDMHVWAMRNLQKIDSDLTVTEHESPIPVGDIDILAEDSDGWVVVELKKGEAGDNAVGQIKGYMNDLKRETQEEVRGILIAEDFSTRVKRAVADDNVDLYRLKLNPSLEVT